The following coding sequences are from one Ruminococcus flavefaciens AE3010 window:
- the trpD gene encoding anthranilate phosphoribosyltransferase, producing MIKEAIAKVVDKQDLTYDEAYKVIAEIMAGETTPTQNAAFLSALSTKSTKAETIDEITGCAAAMRDAATKFEHNMDLLEIVGTGGDNAHSFNISTTSAFVIAASGIKVSKHGNRAASSLSGTADCLEALGANIDLDPEKCRKLLDSVGFCFFFAQKYHTSMKYVGPIRKELGFRTVFNILGPLTNPACPNHHLLGVYDSVLLEPVAEVLMKLGSKNGMVVFGEDKLDEISLSAPTAVCEYRDGWMKNYEITPEDFGFERCTKDDLKGGTPEENAAITRGILDGSIKGHKRNAVLLNAGAAIYIGGKAESMAEGVKKAAELIDSGAALATMDKFIAESKN from the coding sequence ATGATCAAAGAAGCAATCGCTAAGGTCGTTGACAAGCAGGATCTTACTTATGATGAGGCATACAAGGTAATCGCAGAAATTATGGCAGGAGAGACCACTCCTACTCAGAATGCGGCTTTCCTCTCCGCTCTTTCCACTAAGAGCACAAAGGCTGAAACTATCGACGAGATAACAGGCTGCGCAGCTGCTATGCGTGACGCTGCTACCAAGTTCGAGCACAACATGGATCTTCTGGAGATCGTTGGTACAGGCGGTGACAACGCTCACAGCTTCAATATCTCCACAACTTCCGCTTTCGTTATCGCAGCTTCGGGTATAAAGGTATCCAAGCACGGCAACCGTGCAGCTTCCTCACTTTCTGGTACTGCTGATTGTCTTGAAGCTCTCGGCGCTAACATCGACCTTGACCCCGAGAAGTGCAGAAAGCTTCTTGACAGTGTTGGTTTCTGCTTCTTCTTCGCTCAGAAGTACCACACTTCCATGAAGTACGTTGGTCCTATCCGTAAGGAGCTGGGTTTCCGTACAGTATTCAATATCCTCGGACCTCTCACCAACCCTGCATGCCCTAACCACCACCTCCTCGGAGTATACGACAGCGTTCTTCTCGAGCCTGTTGCAGAAGTCCTCATGAAGCTGGGCTCAAAGAACGGTATGGTAGTATTCGGCGAGGATAAGCTTGACGAGATCTCACTCAGCGCTCCTACAGCTGTTTGCGAGTACAGAGACGGCTGGATGAAGAATTATGAGATCACTCCCGAGGACTTCGGCTTCGAGCGCTGCACTAAGGACGACCTCAAGGGTGGTACTCCCGAGGAGAACGCTGCTATCACAAGAGGTATTCTCGACGGCAGCATAAAGGGTCACAAGCGCAATGCTGTTCTGCTCAATGCAGGTGCTGCTATATATATCGGCGGCAAGGCTGAGTCCATGGCTGAGGGCGTAAAGAAGGCTGCCGAGCTTATCGACAGCGGCGCTGCTCTGGCAACTATGGATAAGTTCATTGCAGAGTCCAAGAACTGA
- the glgB gene encoding 1,4-alpha-glucan branching protein GlgB, producing the protein MDIRKFYDGNEFEAYEYLGAHMRENGTVFRTYAPNASKVSVIGDFSHWEDMPMKPVEDGRFFELLVSEAEEGMRYKYRIYDKKGNFIDHCDPYGFGMELRPGTCSVIRDISDYEFSDGDWLEKRSVCFDRALNIYEVHLGSWKRRSDEDEEGWYSYSEIADELVDYVCEMGYNYIELMPLSEHPCDESWGYQSTGFFAPTSRYGTPKELMELVDKCHKKGIGVIVDFVPVHFAVDHYGLTEYDGTKLYEYPSDDIGYNEWGSRNFNHSKGEVRSFIQSAANYWLSIYHFDGLRMDAVRNMIYWNGDERRGENKNAIEFLKSMNRGLKARHSTAIIAAEDSSSYPKVTAPVFAGGLGFDYKWDLGWMHDTLEYFQSAPMYRSRDYHKLTFSMLYFYNERFIMPLSHDEVVHGKATVAQKMNGQYVEKFPQARALYMYMIAHPGKKLNFMGSEFAQLREWDEKRQQDWDMLKYPLHDSFREYIKKLNEIYLMHSALHYDHDSTNFEWVDCNAVESCVYAIRRKSADGDILAVFNFSDWFQFGYSVHVGEYKAELLIDSDDQLYSGTTPHGMTKFSCDKGRLDMDIPPFSGRMFLLTK; encoded by the coding sequence ATGGACATTAGGAAATTTTATGATGGCAATGAGTTTGAGGCGTATGAATACCTCGGCGCACATATGAGGGAAAACGGTACGGTGTTCCGCACCTATGCGCCCAATGCTTCAAAGGTGTCGGTCATAGGCGATTTCAGCCATTGGGAGGATATGCCCATGAAGCCTGTGGAGGACGGCAGGTTCTTTGAGCTTTTGGTCTCGGAAGCTGAGGAGGGCATGCGGTACAAATACCGTATCTACGACAAAAAAGGCAATTTCATCGACCACTGCGACCCATACGGCTTCGGCATGGAGCTTCGCCCCGGGACCTGCTCTGTCATACGTGATATTTCGGACTATGAGTTCAGCGATGGAGACTGGCTGGAGAAGCGCTCGGTCTGCTTTGACAGGGCTCTGAATATATACGAGGTTCATCTCGGTTCGTGGAAAAGGCGCTCCGATGAGGACGAGGAGGGCTGGTACAGCTACAGCGAGATAGCTGACGAGTTGGTGGACTACGTCTGCGAAATGGGCTACAATTATATCGAGCTCATGCCACTCAGCGAGCACCCCTGCGACGAGTCATGGGGCTATCAGAGCACGGGATTTTTTGCTCCTACCTCACGTTATGGAACTCCCAAGGAGCTTATGGAGCTTGTTGACAAGTGCCATAAGAAAGGTATCGGTGTTATCGTGGATTTCGTGCCTGTTCACTTTGCAGTTGACCACTACGGACTCACGGAATATGACGGTACTAAGCTCTATGAGTACCCCAGCGATGATATCGGCTATAACGAGTGGGGAAGCAGAAACTTCAATCACTCCAAGGGCGAGGTGCGGTCCTTTATACAATCTGCCGCAAATTACTGGCTCAGCATTTATCACTTCGACGGCCTGCGCATGGACGCGGTCCGCAATATGATATACTGGAACGGCGATGAGCGCCGCGGCGAAAACAAGAACGCTATAGAGTTCCTGAAATCAATGAACAGAGGTCTTAAAGCAAGACATTCTACGGCTATCATTGCTGCCGAGGATTCGTCGTCCTATCCAAAGGTAACTGCTCCCGTTTTTGCAGGCGGTCTGGGCTTCGATTATAAGTGGGACTTGGGCTGGATGCATGATACGCTGGAGTACTTTCAGAGCGCTCCCATGTACCGTTCAAGAGACTACCACAAGCTGACTTTTTCTATGCTGTATTTCTATAATGAGAGGTTCATTATGCCGCTGTCCCACGACGAGGTTGTCCACGGCAAGGCTACGGTGGCTCAGAAAATGAACGGTCAGTACGTGGAGAAGTTCCCGCAGGCGAGAGCGCTGTATATGTACATGATAGCTCACCCGGGAAAGAAGCTGAACTTCATGGGAAGCGAGTTCGCGCAGCTCCGCGAGTGGGACGAAAAGCGGCAGCAGGACTGGGATATGCTGAAATACCCGCTGCACGATTCGTTCAGAGAGTACATAAAGAAGCTTAATGAGATATACTTGATGCATAGTGCGCTTCATTACGATCATGACTCCACAAATTTTGAGTGGGTTGACTGCAATGCCGTTGAAAGTTGCGTTTACGCTATCCGCAGGAAGTCCGCAGATGGTGATATACTGGCAGTGTTCAACTTTTCTGACTGGTTCCAGTTCGGCTATTCTGTCCATGTGGGTGAGTACAAGGCGGAGCTCCTTATTGACTCCGATGACCAGCTCTACAGCGGCACTACGCCTCACGGCATGACTAAATTTTCGTGTGATAAAGGCAGGCTTGATATGGATATCCCGCCGTTCAGCGGCAGAATGTTTCTGTTGACAAAATAG
- the trpC gene encoding indole-3-glycerol phosphate synthase TrpC, which translates to MTILDQLADYARERVAAAKKKLPLEEVKRRALELPKGNFEFEKALKKDDIAFICECKKASPSKGVIAEEFPYLQIAKDYEAAGADCISVLTEPKWFLGSDEYLREIASNVSIPCIRKDFTVDEYMIYEAKLLGAKAVLLICSILSQEKIKEYIGICDELGLSALVEAHDEAELRAAVAAGARIIGVNNRNLKDFSVDTGNSRRLRELAPADVSFVSESGVQSAEDIRLLREAGVNAVLIGETLMRAADKKAKLAELKG; encoded by the coding sequence ATGACTATTCTCGATCAGCTTGCAGACTACGCCCGTGAGCGTGTAGCTGCGGCTAAGAAAAAGCTTCCCCTTGAAGAGGTGAAGCGCCGTGCACTGGAGCTTCCCAAGGGTAACTTTGAGTTTGAAAAGGCGCTGAAAAAGGACGACATCGCTTTTATCTGCGAGTGCAAAAAGGCTTCGCCCTCAAAGGGCGTTATCGCTGAGGAGTTCCCCTATCTTCAGATAGCAAAGGACTACGAGGCAGCAGGTGCGGACTGCATTTCCGTTCTCACAGAGCCCAAGTGGTTCCTCGGCAGCGACGAATATCTCCGCGAGATTGCTTCAAATGTGAGTATCCCATGCATACGCAAGGACTTCACTGTTGACGAATACATGATATATGAAGCAAAGCTTCTGGGCGCAAAGGCTGTTCTGCTCATATGCTCCATTCTCTCTCAGGAGAAGATAAAGGAGTACATCGGTATCTGCGACGAGCTGGGACTTTCTGCTCTGGTAGAAGCTCACGACGAAGCGGAGCTTCGGGCGGCTGTTGCCGCAGGAGCACGCATTATCGGCGTGAACAACCGCAATCTGAAAGACTTCTCCGTAGACACAGGCAACAGCCGCCGTCTGCGTGAGCTCGCTCCCGCAGACGTGAGCTTCGTATCCGAAAGCGGCGTTCAGTCCGCAGAGGATATAAGGCTTCTCCGTGAAGCAGGAGTGAACGCAGTGCTCATCGGTGAGACACTGATGCGTGCCGCTGACAAAAAGGCAAAGCTTGCGGAGCTGAAAGGATAA
- a CDS encoding DEAD/DEAH box helicase, which translates to MHFNELNLSQELLRAVDELGYTEMTEIQQQSIPLLLEGRDVVGRSNTGTGKTAAFGIPAVESITEADRRSAVVLILCPTRELAMQAAEELRKFAKFKEGVKTSAVYGGASMEKQIHELKRGANIIIGTPGRVMDHIRRRTLKLDSIRTVILDEADEMLNMGFREDIESILADVPEDRQTVLFSATMPKEIMALTEKYQHDPVHIKIKSAQKTVELIEQFYFEVAMGRKTDALKLLLAAYKPSSAMVFCNTKVMVDQLTEELVKSGFRAAGLHGDMKQIQRTQVMNSFKNKAAEILVATDVAARGIDVSGVDAVFNYDLPQDNEYYIHRIGRTGRAGRTGTAYTLISGRRQLFDLRAIEKYTHAEIREMPLPEKSDIIAMKKESLVKEISEAQAGHNAYDILDRLASQGIDYREAAARVLEKQLRAETEALPDFESARPLKKGRNSGAKTVKIVINIGRNRRIAPNFILGALVDATGMTGKDFGKIDIFDEHTTVEVPEAESEYIIDSTDSIKINGNKVEVKLYKGGDLGVRRNRRPDDKPRFDRKKSAYGNKKKSEIYSDYIPNRKKRMKKRH; encoded by the coding sequence ATGCATTTTAATGAACTGAATTTATCGCAGGAGCTTCTCCGTGCCGTTGACGAGCTGGGATATACGGAGATGACGGAGATACAGCAGCAGAGTATCCCCCTGCTCCTTGAAGGCAGAGACGTTGTGGGACGCTCCAACACAGGTACGGGAAAGACCGCCGCATTCGGCATACCTGCCGTTGAGAGCATCACCGAAGCTGACCGCAGGTCCGCAGTTGTACTTATACTCTGCCCCACCCGTGAGCTTGCCATGCAGGCAGCCGAGGAGCTTCGCAAGTTCGCCAAGTTCAAGGAGGGCGTTAAGACCTCCGCAGTATACGGCGGCGCAAGCATGGAAAAGCAGATACACGAGCTGAAACGCGGCGCAAATATTATAATAGGAACTCCCGGACGTGTCATGGATCATATCCGCAGGAGAACACTGAAGCTTGACAGTATCCGCACAGTCATACTGGACGAGGCTGACGAAATGCTGAACATGGGATTCCGCGAGGACATAGAGTCCATACTGGCAGATGTACCCGAGGACAGACAGACCGTGCTCTTCTCCGCCACCATGCCAAAGGAGATAATGGCTCTTACCGAGAAGTATCAGCATGATCCCGTGCATATCAAAATAAAGTCCGCACAGAAGACCGTGGAGCTCATCGAGCAGTTCTACTTTGAGGTTGCTATGGGACGCAAGACCGACGCATTGAAGCTTCTTCTTGCGGCATACAAGCCGTCCTCCGCAATGGTATTCTGCAATACCAAGGTCATGGTTGACCAGCTCACCGAGGAGCTTGTAAAGAGCGGCTTCCGCGCAGCAGGGCTTCACGGCGACATGAAGCAGATACAGCGCACGCAGGTGATGAACAGCTTCAAGAACAAGGCTGCGGAAATACTTGTAGCCACAGATGTAGCCGCAAGAGGTATCGACGTCAGCGGCGTTGACGCGGTGTTCAACTACGACCTTCCACAGGACAACGAGTACTACATTCACCGTATCGGCAGAACAGGCCGCGCAGGCAGAACAGGTACAGCCTACACACTCATAAGCGGCAGACGTCAGCTTTTCGACCTCCGCGCTATCGAGAAGTACACCCACGCTGAGATACGGGAAATGCCCCTGCCCGAAAAGTCAGACATCATCGCCATGAAAAAGGAGTCCCTCGTCAAGGAGATATCCGAAGCGCAGGCAGGTCATAACGCATACGATATACTTGACAGACTTGCTTCACAGGGCATAGACTACCGCGAGGCTGCCGCAAGAGTGCTGGAGAAGCAGCTCCGTGCCGAGACTGAAGCGCTCCCCGACTTTGAAAGTGCAAGACCACTCAAAAAGGGCAGGAACAGCGGCGCAAAGACAGTCAAGATAGTAATTAACATCGGCAGGAACCGCCGTATCGCTCCAAACTTCATACTGGGCGCACTTGTTGACGCAACAGGCATGACGGGCAAGGACTTCGGCAAGATAGACATATTCGACGAGCACACCACCGTGGAGGTTCCCGAAGCCGAGTCAGAATATATAATCGACAGCACGGACTCCATAAAGATAAACGGCAATAAGGTTGAAGTTAAGCTCTACAAGGGCGGAGACTTAGGTGTCCGCAGAAACCGCCGTCCCGACGACAAGCCCCGTTTCGACCGCAAAAAGTCCGCATACGGAAACAAGAAAAAATCGGAGATATACTCCGACTACATACCAAACCGCAAAAAGCGCATGAAGAAAAGACACTGA
- a CDS encoding GrpB family protein → MELGLRRGTVAVEPHNAEWETAAQQTIAQLRSILGSIVMDAQHIGSTSIKGICAKPIIDIVVGAADFNDILGMNDVLEKNGFIFRGQDVPEQYLYVCGDADTRTHHIHAVIYGSEVWNNYINMRDYLNCHRDDAQAYSQLKEKLAEQYPDDRNKYTEMKSAFISDILAKARQWRNSISKGI, encoded by the coding sequence ATGGAACTTGGACTCCGCCGCGGCACAGTAGCTGTTGAGCCCCATAATGCAGAGTGGGAGACAGCCGCACAGCAGACCATTGCACAGCTTCGCAGCATACTCGGAAGCATAGTTATGGACGCTCAGCATATCGGCAGCACTTCCATTAAGGGTATCTGCGCAAAGCCCATAATCGACATCGTTGTGGGAGCTGCCGACTTTAATGACATTCTCGGCATGAACGACGTCCTTGAAAAGAACGGCTTTATCTTCCGCGGTCAGGACGTTCCCGAACAGTACCTTTATGTATGCGGAGATGCTGACACAAGAACTCACCATATCCACGCGGTCATCTATGGCTCGGAAGTGTGGAACAACTACATAAATATGCGTGATTATCTGAACTGCCACAGGGACGATGCACAGGCTTACTCACAGCTAAAGGAAAAGCTCGCAGAGCAGTATCCCGACGACAGGAATAAATATACCGAAATGAAAAGCGCTTTTATCAGCGATATACTGGCAAAAGCCCGCCAATGGCGGAATAGTATATCAAAGGGCATATGA
- a CDS encoding phosphoribosylanthranilate isomerase yields MTKIKMCGLRRAEDIEYANILRPDYIGYVFAKKSRRYVTPEKAQELTKLLREDITPVGVFVDEPIENVIALVESGAIRMVQLHGSESEDYAAELKERGIPVIRAFKVSSEADIAAARSTCADYVLLDSGSGSGETFDWSLIKNVGRDFFLAGGLTADNAAEAVEKLRPYGVDASSCLETDDFKDFEKMKAFAEAVR; encoded by the coding sequence ATGACTAAGATAAAAATGTGCGGACTTCGCCGCGCTGAGGATATTGAGTATGCAAACATACTCAGACCCGATTATATCGGCTATGTTTTTGCAAAAAAAAGCAGGCGTTATGTGACGCCCGAGAAAGCACAGGAGCTTACAAAGCTTCTGCGTGAAGATATTACTCCCGTAGGAGTTTTTGTTGACGAACCTATTGAAAATGTTATCGCTCTCGTTGAGAGCGGTGCAATAAGAATGGTGCAGCTCCACGGCAGTGAGTCCGAGGACTACGCCGCAGAGCTTAAAGAGCGCGGCATACCTGTGATACGCGCTTTCAAGGTCAGCTCCGAAGCTGATATAGCCGCCGCAAGAAGTACCTGTGCGGACTATGTGCTTCTCGATTCGGGAAGCGGCTCAGGTGAGACCTTTGACTGGTCCCTTATCAAAAATGTGGGCAGAGACTTCTTCCTTGCAGGCGGTCTTACCGCAGACAATGCGGCAGAAGCAGTTGAAAAGCTCCGCCCCTACGGTGTGGACGCAAGCTCCTGCCTTGAGACCGACGACTTCAAGGACTTTGAGAAAATGAAAGCCTTTGCGGAGGCTGTCCGCTGA
- the trpA gene encoding tryptophan synthase subunit alpha gives MSNIKAAFANGKAFIPFITCGDPDLETTAKVVRAAAENGADLIELGIPFSDPTAEGPVIQGANIRALAGGVTTDKVFELVKELRKDVKVPFVFMTYANVVFSYDAERFMARCCETGVDGIILPDLPFEEKEEFSAVAKQYGVDLISLIAPTSENRIAMIAKEAEGFIYIVSSLGVTGVRSEINTNIGDIVKVIRENTNVPCAVGFGISKPEQAQAMAAVSDGAIVGSAIIRILEKYGKDAAPYVGEYVKEMKEAVAKA, from the coding sequence ATGAGTAATATTAAAGCTGCATTTGCCAACGGCAAGGCATTCATACCATTTATAACCTGCGGTGATCCCGACCTTGAAACTACTGCAAAGGTAGTTCGCGCTGCTGCCGAGAACGGCGCAGACCTCATCGAGCTGGGCATACCTTTCTCAGACCCTACTGCTGAGGGACCTGTTATACAGGGCGCTAATATCCGCGCTCTTGCAGGGGGCGTTACCACAGACAAGGTTTTCGAGCTTGTTAAGGAGCTCCGCAAGGACGTAAAGGTACCCTTCGTATTTATGACATACGCAAACGTTGTATTCTCATATGACGCTGAGAGATTCATGGCTCGCTGCTGTGAGACAGGTGTTGATGGTATCATTCTTCCCGATCTTCCCTTTGAGGAAAAGGAGGAGTTCTCCGCAGTTGCAAAGCAGTACGGAGTTGACCTTATCTCCCTTATCGCTCCCACATCCGAGAACCGTATCGCTATGATAGCAAAGGAAGCAGAGGGCTTCATCTACATAGTATCAAGTCTTGGAGTTACAGGCGTTAGAAGTGAGATAAATACCAATATCGGTGATATAGTAAAGGTTATCCGTGAGAATACCAATGTGCCATGCGCAGTAGGCTTCGGTATCTCAAAGCCCGAGCAGGCACAGGCTATGGCAGCAGTATCCGACGGAGCTATCGTTGGTTCGGCTATCATACGCATACTTGAAAAGTACGGCAAGGACGCAGCGCCTTATGTCGGCGAATACGTCAAGGAAATGAAAGAAGCAGTAGCTAAAGCATAA
- the aroC gene encoding chorismate synthase, which produces MKNTFGSSVSITLFGESHGTAIGAVLDGLASGIEVDEEFIAAQMKLRQSVGALSTPRREGDKVRIVSGVFNGKTTGTPITFIIENEDTRSKDYGELAYKARPGHADYSAQMKYHGFQDFRGGGHFSGRITAGVVAAGAVAISALRKKGIKIATHILSCGGIYDRTFDDINADIDRLNTMEFAVLDDEKAQAMQAAITAAKEEGDSVGGRLETVVTGVPAGVGEPWFDTIESVLSHALFGIPAVKGVEFGAGFAVADMRGSECNDNFSADNGAVTAPTNNNGGIIGGITTGMPILFRTAIKPTPSIYKEQQTIDMRTMDNTTLQIKGRHDPAIVHRARVVADSITALVLCDQLSQRFGTDWLADAE; this is translated from the coding sequence ATGAAAAATACATTTGGTTCAAGCGTTTCCATAACATTATTCGGCGAGAGCCACGGCACAGCTATCGGAGCTGTACTGGACGGCTTGGCTTCGGGAATTGAGGTAGATGAGGAGTTCATCGCGGCTCAGATGAAGCTTCGCCAGTCCGTTGGAGCTCTTTCCACACCTCGCCGCGAGGGCGACAAGGTAAGGATAGTCAGCGGCGTTTTCAACGGAAAAACCACAGGTACGCCCATAACCTTTATCATAGAAAATGAGGATACACGCAGCAAGGACTACGGCGAGCTTGCATACAAGGCTCGTCCTGGACACGCTGATTACTCCGCACAGATGAAGTACCACGGCTTTCAGGACTTCCGCGGCGGCGGACACTTCTCAGGCAGAATAACCGCAGGCGTTGTTGCGGCAGGTGCGGTAGCTATCAGCGCTCTCCGCAAAAAGGGCATAAAGATAGCGACTCATATACTGTCATGCGGCGGAATTTACGACCGCACATTCGATGATATAAACGCAGACATCGACAGGCTCAATACTATGGAGTTCGCCGTCCTTGACGACGAAAAGGCACAGGCTATGCAGGCTGCTATTACAGCTGCAAAGGAAGAGGGCGACAGCGTCGGCGGACGCCTTGAAACTGTTGTCACAGGAGTTCCCGCAGGGGTCGGCGAGCCATGGTTCGACACCATTGAGAGCGTACTCTCCCACGCACTGTTTGGTATCCCCGCAGTCAAGGGTGTGGAGTTCGGCGCAGGCTTTGCTGTTGCTGATATGCGCGGAAGTGAGTGCAACGACAACTTCTCCGCAGATAACGGAGCTGTTACTGCTCCCACCAACAACAATGGCGGCATAATCGGCGGAATAACCACAGGTATGCCAATACTGTTCAGGACTGCCATAAAGCCTACTCCCTCCATATACAAGGAGCAGCAGACCATAGACATGCGCACCATGGACAACACCACATTGCAGATAAAGGGCCGTCACGACCCTGCTATCGTACACCGTGCAAGAGTAGTTGCGGACAGCATAACCGCACTTGTGCTCTGCGACCAGCTCTCACAGCGCTTCGGCACTGACTGGCTGGCTGACGCGGAATAA
- a CDS encoding sigma-E processing peptidase SpoIIGA has protein sequence METIYIDVLIVLNIYVNYFLLRITAGLTHSPLRTGRCIWGAVFGSLFSLTILLPELGTVIPLLIKLGAAVGIVAISFGIKSRKRLFINTAAFFAANFVLAGAVYGVYSLLKPSSMHFRNASFYIDFSLLVLVVTTAVLYFALRLIRIITDKAPTGSYRVYIRAGKRVININGLADTGNILVDYFTGAPVIICSEESFCELTGKKLDISLLPKGFRLLPCRAVSGSGLIPVFRPDEVLICSDENGERKAVDAMIGFGECGGKAVFNPKLLKI, from the coding sequence GTGGAGACCATATATATCGACGTGCTTATAGTGCTGAACATCTATGTGAACTACTTCCTGCTGCGGATAACGGCAGGGCTCACCCACTCTCCCCTGAGAACGGGGCGCTGCATATGGGGAGCAGTCTTTGGCAGTCTTTTTTCTCTGACCATACTCCTTCCCGAGCTGGGAACGGTGATACCCCTGCTGATAAAGCTTGGGGCGGCAGTTGGCATAGTCGCCATTTCATTCGGCATAAAGAGCCGAAAACGGCTTTTCATAAACACCGCAGCCTTTTTCGCCGCAAATTTCGTCCTTGCAGGAGCGGTCTACGGAGTATATTCCCTGCTGAAGCCAAGCTCCATGCACTTCCGCAACGCAAGCTTCTACATAGATTTTTCACTGCTGGTGCTTGTAGTCACTACGGCAGTGCTTTACTTCGCACTGCGGCTCATAAGGATAATTACGGACAAAGCTCCCACGGGCAGCTACCGTGTATATATACGCGCAGGGAAAAGGGTAATCAATATAAACGGACTTGCCGACACAGGCAACATACTGGTGGACTATTTCACGGGCGCTCCTGTCATAATCTGCTCCGAGGAGAGCTTCTGTGAGCTTACGGGGAAAAAGCTTGACATTTCCCTGCTGCCCAAGGGCTTTCGGCTGCTGCCATGCAGGGCTGTTTCGGGCAGCGGACTCATACCCGTATTCCGTCCCGACGAGGTACTGATATGCAGTGACGAAAACGGTGAGCGCAAGGCAGTAGATGCCATGATAGGCTTCGGAGAATGCGGCGGCAAGGCTGTATTCAACCCGAAGCTGCTGAAAATATAG
- the sigE gene encoding RNA polymerase sporulation sigma factor SigE, whose amino-acid sequence MNIIEKVKALLKKHFTGEVFYVNGSDTLPPPLTRTEEAEVFARLTEHDPEARNILIEHNLRLVVYIAKKFESTGIGIEDLVSIGTIGLIKAVNTFCPTKNIKLATYASRCIENEILMFLRKSSQYRNDLSIDEPLNIDYDGNELLLSDILGTDDDIVNKGIETEAEREILRSAVSELCDREREIMEMRFGLIDGKEKTQKEVADCIGISQSYISRLEKKIIKKLRIKIESVS is encoded by the coding sequence ATGAACATCATCGAAAAAGTAAAAGCGTTGCTTAAAAAGCATTTCACAGGAGAGGTATTCTACGTCAACGGCTCGGACACTCTGCCGCCGCCCCTGACACGAACAGAGGAAGCGGAGGTCTTTGCGCGGCTCACCGAGCATGACCCCGAGGCGCGAAATATCCTCATCGAGCATAATCTCCGCCTTGTGGTATACATAGCCAAGAAGTTCGAGTCCACGGGCATTGGCATAGAGGACCTTGTGTCCATTGGCACTATCGGACTTATCAAGGCAGTGAACACATTCTGTCCCACGAAAAATATCAAGCTCGCCACCTATGCTTCACGCTGTATCGAGAACGAGATACTCATGTTTCTGCGCAAGTCCTCACAGTACCGCAACGACCTGTCCATAGACGAGCCGCTGAACATCGACTACGACGGCAACGAGCTGCTCCTGTCGGACATACTGGGCACCGATGACGACATAGTAAACAAGGGCATTGAGACCGAAGCAGAGCGTGAGATACTCCGAAGCGCAGTATCGGAGCTCTGCGACCGCGAGCGCGAGATAATGGAGATGCGATTCGGGCTTATCGACGGAAAAGAAAAGACGCAGAAAGAGGTAGCCGACTGCATCGGAATTTCGCAGTCCTACATTTCGCGTCTTGAAAAGAAAATTATTAAGAAGCTCCGTATCAAAATAGAGAGCGTATCATAA